One part of the Nostoc sp. PCC 7120 = FACHB-418 genome encodes these proteins:
- a CDS encoding ZIP family metal transporter, with translation MNSLVIGAFVSLGVGLATFLGALPVLLPIKFTQRSQGIMLGFGGGVMLAATSFSLIVPGTESAITQGQSPINAALIMVGGVLLGGLFLQLAHRFLPHEHFFKGKENCRGQKLKRIWLFIAAITIHNFPEGLAVGVNFGNNDINNGIPIALGIALQNIPEGLVVALSLVTEKYSPIYAIWISLLTGLVEPIGALVGVAVVSVANHILPWAMAFAAGAMLFVISDEIIPESHRQGLEKEGTIGVMVGFVIMIFLDITLG, from the coding sequence ATGAACAGCCTTGTAATTGGTGCATTTGTCAGTTTAGGAGTAGGACTTGCCACTTTCCTTGGTGCTTTGCCAGTATTATTACCAATAAAGTTTACGCAGCGATCGCAAGGAATTATGCTAGGGTTTGGTGGTGGAGTGATGTTAGCAGCGACATCATTTTCCTTAATAGTCCCTGGTACTGAATCCGCAATTACTCAGGGTCAGTCTCCCATCAATGCCGCTTTAATTATGGTCGGTGGTGTATTATTGGGTGGACTATTCCTGCAACTAGCCCATCGGTTTTTACCCCACGAACATTTTTTCAAGGGAAAAGAAAACTGTCGTGGTCAGAAACTCAAGCGCATTTGGTTATTTATCGCCGCTATAACTATTCATAACTTCCCTGAAGGATTAGCTGTTGGTGTTAACTTTGGCAATAATGATATCAATAATGGTATTCCCATCGCTTTAGGAATTGCCCTGCAAAATATTCCTGAAGGTTTAGTAGTTGCTTTATCTTTAGTTACAGAGAAATATTCGCCTATTTATGCAATATGGATTTCCCTACTTACGGGTTTAGTGGAACCCATCGGGGCTTTAGTGGGCGTAGCTGTAGTAAGTGTAGCGAATCATATCTTACCGTGGGCGATGGCATTTGCCGCAGGAGCAATGTTGTTTGTAATTAGTGATGAAATTATTCCTGAATCTCATCGCCAAGGTTTAGAGAAAGAAGGAACCATTGGCGTAATGGTTGGCTTTGTAATAATGATTTTTCTAGACATTACTTTAGGATAA
- a CDS encoding nucleotidyltransferase family protein, with the protein MNNQNRLQMILADTPVSQVLSAMTSSRLETISQVNLPNWWLAGGAVRNTVWRSIFGNNCKLFIKDFDIAFFDEAGNREQELAAENYLTEKCPNYLFDVKNQASFARWRTSERPYTSTEEGIENWLHTATAVGVRLNLQGQWEFFTPYGLDDLFAGIIRPTPTHVHNPDAHNKAANFLSMCPCLRLAD; encoded by the coding sequence ATGAACAATCAGAACCGTTTACAGATGATTTTGGCTGATACGCCTGTGAGTCAAGTATTATCTGCAATGACTTCTAGTCGGTTAGAGACTATCAGCCAGGTGAATCTACCCAACTGGTGGTTAGCTGGGGGTGCAGTGCGAAACACTGTTTGGCGTTCCATCTTTGGAAACAACTGTAAGTTATTTATTAAAGATTTTGATATTGCCTTTTTTGATGAAGCCGGAAACCGAGAGCAGGAATTAGCAGCCGAGAATTACCTTACAGAAAAATGCCCTAATTATCTGTTTGATGTAAAAAATCAAGCTAGTTTTGCTCGATGGCGCACGAGTGAACGTCCCTACACCAGCACAGAAGAGGGAATAGAAAATTGGCTACATACGGCTACGGCTGTAGGTGTACGATTAAATTTACAAGGGCAGTGGGAATTTTTTACACCCTACGGTTTAGATGATTTATTCGCTGGTATTATTCGACCGACACCAACCCACGTTCATAATCCAGATGCTCACAATAAAGCAGCCAATTTTTTATCAATGTGTCCTTGTCTACGGTTAGCTGATTAA
- a CDS encoding SDR family oxidoreductase → MISLKNQIVLITGASSGIGNACARIFAGAGAKLILAARRLARLQQLADELNQDFGVEIHLLQLDVRDRPSVESAIASLPPAWSAIDILINNAGLSRGLDKLHEGDLQDWEEMIDTNVKGLLYLTRYVVPGMVNRGRGHVINLGSIAGHQTYPGGNVYCGTKAAVKAISEGLKQDLLGTPVRVTSVDPGMVETEFSEVRFHGDTERAKKVYQGVNPLTPEDVADVIFFCATRSPHVNINEVILMPVDQASATLVHRQT, encoded by the coding sequence ATGATTTCCCTGAAGAATCAAATTGTTTTGATTACCGGCGCAAGTAGTGGGATTGGTAATGCTTGCGCTAGGATTTTTGCTGGTGCGGGTGCAAAACTGATCTTGGCGGCGCGACGGTTGGCAAGGTTGCAGCAGTTGGCTGATGAACTAAATCAAGATTTTGGTGTAGAGATTCACTTATTACAGTTAGATGTGCGCGATCGCCCTAGTGTTGAATCTGCTATTGCTAGTTTACCCCCTGCTTGGTCGGCAATCGATATTCTTATTAATAACGCTGGTCTCAGTCGCGGTTTAGATAAGCTCCATGAAGGCGACCTTCAAGACTGGGAAGAGATGATTGATACCAATGTTAAAGGTCTGCTTTATCTGACTCGTTATGTGGTTCCAGGGATGGTAAATCGTGGCCGTGGTCATGTCATCAACCTTGGTTCCATCGCCGGACATCAAACCTATCCTGGTGGTAATGTTTACTGTGGAACAAAAGCTGCCGTCAAGGCAATTTCCGAAGGCTTAAAACAAGATTTGTTAGGTACTCCAGTACGGGTGACTTCTGTTGACCCTGGTATGGTAGAAACGGAATTTAGTGAAGTCCGCTTTCATGGTGATACAGAACGGGCGAAAAAAGTTTACCAAGGAGTCAACCCACTGACACCAGAGGATGTTGCTGATGTCATCTTTTTTTGTGCCACGCGATCGCCTCATGTCAATATTAATGAAGTCATCCTCATGCCTGTTGACCAGGCCAGCGCCACTCTAGTTCATCGGCAAACCTAA
- a CDS encoding nuclear transport factor 2 family protein, translating to MTKMIFLLLKRQSRFPRSIWLILCILSLGLVNIWQPTQAIEVAQTRTTQNAPTELKSLLTQIDAAASKGDIKGVLQFYTPTFTHGDGLNRQTLEQALVKFWQRYPKLQYTTQLQSWKSEGNAIIAETVTNITGSASGNNNLALNATIRSRQRITGGKISRQEILAERTLITSGNKPPQVDVKLPQQVKVGQQYNFDAIVQEPLGEDLLLGTALEEAIQPAKYLNPTSVDLQLLNSGGLFKVGRAPSTPGNRWISAVILRGDGMTMVTQRLQVVR from the coding sequence ATGACAAAGATGATTTTTTTGTTACTGAAACGCCAAAGTAGATTTCCTCGTAGCATTTGGCTGATTTTGTGTATTTTATCCTTGGGTCTTGTCAACATTTGGCAACCTACCCAAGCAATCGAAGTAGCTCAGACTAGAACTACCCAAAACGCCCCTACTGAATTAAAAAGTCTGTTGACGCAAATTGATGCTGCGGCTAGTAAAGGGGATATTAAAGGAGTATTGCAGTTTTATACCCCCACTTTCACTCATGGGGATGGGTTAAACCGCCAAACTCTGGAACAAGCCTTAGTAAAATTTTGGCAGCGTTACCCCAAATTGCAATACACCACACAACTACAGTCATGGAAGTCTGAAGGTAACGCCATTATCGCAGAAACTGTTACTAACATTACTGGTTCAGCGTCAGGAAATAATAACTTGGCTCTCAATGCCACTATTAGATCCCGTCAGCGTATTACAGGCGGAAAAATTTCTCGCCAAGAAATTCTAGCGGAACGTACCTTAATTACTTCTGGTAACAAGCCTCCCCAAGTAGATGTTAAATTACCACAACAGGTAAAAGTTGGACAGCAGTATAATTTTGATGCGATCGTCCAAGAACCTTTAGGGGAAGATTTGCTATTGGGAACAGCATTAGAAGAAGCAATTCAACCTGCTAAATATCTCAACCCCACATCTGTAGATTTGCAATTACTCAATTCCGGTGGTCTCTTTAAAGTTGGACGCGCCCCATCCACCCCAGGTAATCGCTGGATTTCCGCCGTTATCCTTCGTGGAGATGGTATGACAATGGTGACGCAGCGTTTACAAGTGGTGAGATAG